Proteins co-encoded in one Pyxidicoccus xibeiensis genomic window:
- a CDS encoding pyridoxal phosphate-dependent decarboxylase family protein, whose amino-acid sequence MNLDLDLQRFRQLLELSCEQVLSLYATLGERKVTHASTPQHIADRFSGPLPAEGREPEEVLARDVPFIFEHSTLNISPRFFAYVMSGGSQVGILAELLCAALNVNAAKWHLASSAAEIERVVIRWLSALIGYRDEAGGVLVSGGSEANLYCLRVARDAQAPGAREDGCRFERPLTLYASTETHSCVTKSVEMLGIGGRYLRRIPVDSRFRVDVSKLEEQILQDLKAGMQPFCVVGSAGSVNTGAVDDLDALADVASRYGLWFHVDGAYGAAAATVDLTRDLFRGLERADSVALDPHKWLQVPFEAGCALVRDWASLRRSFSYAAPYLHAKSDSAERWDWMGHTFQLSRSFRALKVWMQFQIYGSRKLKAVVEENVLLMRRLAAEIDQARDFELMAPVPLSIVCFRYVPADGRSLSDDALDQLNDRLLEECERRGVFFLTGTKLKGRTALRACLVNHRATETETRGLLAHLRTLGEELTSVQAPHG is encoded by the coding sequence ATGAACCTTGACCTCGATCTGCAGCGCTTTCGCCAACTGCTGGAACTCTCCTGCGAGCAGGTGCTCTCGCTCTACGCCACCCTGGGTGAGAGGAAGGTCACCCATGCGAGCACGCCTCAACACATCGCGGACAGATTCTCCGGGCCGCTGCCTGCCGAGGGGAGGGAGCCCGAGGAGGTTCTCGCCAGAGACGTCCCGTTCATCTTCGAGCACTCCACCCTCAACATCAGTCCCAGGTTCTTCGCCTATGTGATGTCCGGAGGCAGCCAGGTCGGAATCCTCGCCGAGCTCCTCTGCGCCGCGCTGAACGTGAACGCTGCCAAGTGGCACCTCGCCTCGTCGGCGGCCGAGATAGAGCGAGTGGTCATCCGCTGGTTGTCGGCGCTCATTGGCTACCGCGACGAGGCGGGAGGCGTGCTGGTGAGTGGAGGCAGTGAAGCGAATCTGTACTGCCTCCGCGTCGCCAGGGATGCCCAGGCGCCGGGAGCGCGCGAGGACGGGTGTCGCTTCGAGCGTCCCCTGACGCTTTATGCGTCCACGGAGACGCACTCCTGTGTCACCAAGTCCGTCGAGATGCTTGGCATTGGGGGCCGGTACCTGAGGAGGATTCCGGTGGACTCCCGCTTCCGGGTCGATGTGTCGAAGCTGGAGGAGCAGATTCTCCAGGACCTGAAGGCGGGCATGCAGCCCTTCTGCGTGGTGGGCAGCGCCGGGAGCGTCAACACCGGGGCCGTGGATGACCTCGACGCGTTGGCGGACGTGGCCTCGCGATACGGGCTCTGGTTTCACGTGGACGGTGCCTATGGGGCCGCCGCCGCCACGGTGGACCTCACGAGAGACCTGTTCCGGGGACTGGAGAGGGCAGACTCTGTCGCCCTGGACCCCCACAAATGGCTCCAGGTGCCGTTCGAGGCAGGCTGCGCCCTGGTGCGAGATTGGGCCAGCCTCCGGCGCTCGTTCAGCTACGCCGCGCCCTACCTGCACGCGAAGAGCGACAGCGCGGAGAGGTGGGATTGGATGGGCCACACGTTCCAGTTGTCGCGCAGCTTCAGGGCCCTCAAGGTCTGGATGCAGTTCCAAATCTATGGAAGCCGCAAGCTCAAGGCGGTGGTCGAGGAGAACGTGCTCCTCATGCGTCGGCTCGCGGCGGAGATAGACCAGGCGCGCGACTTCGAGCTGATGGCGCCCGTCCCGCTGTCCATCGTGTGCTTCCGGTACGTCCCCGCGGACGGGCGCTCACTGAGCGACGACGCACTGGACCAACTGAATGACCGGCTCCTCGAAGAGTGCGAGCGGCGCGGGGTCTTCTTCCTGACCGGCACGAAGCTGAAAGGGCGCACCGCGCTCAGGGCCTGCCTCGTCAACCACCGCGCCACCGAGACCGAGACACGGGGGCTGCTCGCTCATCTCCGCACACTGGGAGAGGAGCTGACGAGCGTTCAGGCTCCCCACGGATAG